In Streptomyces sp. NBC_00448, the following are encoded in one genomic region:
- a CDS encoding L-rhamnose mutarotase — MNRYCFLLRVRPDRLDEYRERHAQVWPDMLRALDAAGWRNYSIFAADDGLIVGYVEADDLAAAQAAMARTDVNARWQAEMAPFFTGLDGQPPDEGFVLLRQIFNLDDQLHASGEGPGR, encoded by the coding sequence ATGAACCGCTACTGCTTCCTGCTACGGGTCAGGCCCGACCGGCTCGACGAGTACCGCGAGCGGCACGCGCAGGTCTGGCCGGACATGCTGCGCGCGCTCGACGCGGCGGGCTGGCGCAACTACTCGATCTTCGCCGCCGATGACGGGCTGATCGTCGGATACGTCGAGGCCGACGACCTCGCCGCCGCGCAGGCCGCGATGGCCCGCACCGACGTCAACGCCCGCTGGCAGGCCGAGATGGCCCCCTTCTTCACCGGCCTGGACGGGCAGCCGCCGGACGAGGGGTTCGTGCTGCTGCGGCAGATCTTCAACCTCGACGACCAACTGCACGCCAGTGGAGAAGGACCCGGCCGATGA
- a CDS encoding substrate-binding domain-containing protein — translation MLAACGSSSNAGADPTGKPTATGVKKGLTVYFIPKDTQNPYEVLADAGGKKALEELGGKVVVSSGTADTAAAQIPSIQTAIQKHADAIVIAGNDPSALCPSLNQAAAAGIKIVSFDSDISCGTTPNHLFINQADTETIGTSEVDLLAKQIGSSGQVAILSAAASATNQNAWIKYMKQQLTKYPNMKLVSTVYGNDDPATSLTVLQGLLSAYPNLKGIISPTTVGISTAAQYLSNHKDVAKKVTLTGLGLPSQMKSYVKDGTVKSFELWDPNQLGYLAGYAAASLASGSASLQTGSSFKAGTLGTYKVLAPTSGVGPSVVLGPPTVFDASNVDKFDF, via the coding sequence ATGCTCGCGGCCTGCGGCTCCTCCTCCAACGCCGGCGCCGACCCGACCGGCAAGCCGACCGCGACCGGCGTCAAGAAGGGTCTGACGGTCTACTTCATCCCCAAGGACACCCAGAACCCGTACGAGGTGCTGGCCGACGCCGGCGGCAAGAAGGCGCTGGAGGAGCTCGGCGGCAAGGTCGTGGTCTCCAGCGGCACCGCCGACACCGCGGCCGCGCAGATCCCGTCGATCCAGACCGCGATCCAGAAGCACGCCGACGCCATAGTGATCGCCGGCAACGACCCGTCGGCGCTGTGCCCGTCGCTCAACCAGGCCGCTGCCGCCGGGATCAAGATCGTCTCGTTCGACTCGGACATCTCCTGCGGCACCACCCCGAACCACCTGTTCATCAACCAGGCGGACACCGAGACCATCGGCACCTCCGAGGTCGACCTGCTCGCCAAGCAGATCGGCAGCAGCGGGCAGGTCGCGATCCTGTCCGCGGCGGCCAGCGCGACCAACCAGAACGCCTGGATCAAGTACATGAAGCAGCAGCTGACCAAGTACCCGAACATGAAGCTGGTCAGCACGGTGTACGGCAACGACGACCCGGCCACGTCGCTGACCGTGCTGCAGGGCCTGCTGTCGGCGTACCCGAACCTCAAGGGCATCATCTCGCCGACCACCGTGGGCATCTCGACCGCGGCGCAGTACCTGTCCAACCACAAGGACGTGGCGAAGAAGGTCACGCTCACCGGACTCGGGCTGCCCTCGCAGATGAAGTCCTACGTCAAGGACGGCACCGTGAAGTCCTTCGAGCTGTGGGACCCCAACCAGCTGGGCTACCTGGCCGGTTACGCGGCCGCGTCGCTCGCGTCCGGCAGCGCCAGCCTGCAGACCGGGTCCAGCTTCAAGGCGGGCACGCTCGGCACGTACAAGGTGCTCGCCCCGACCAGCGGGGTCGGCCCGTCGGTGGTGCTCGGCCCGCCGACCGTCTTCGACGCCTCCAACGTCGACAAGTTCGACTTCTGA
- the rhaI gene encoding L-rhamnose isomerase, with protein MAGREAAKNVLRAQRIELPSWAFGNSGTRFKVFAQQGVPRDPFEKIADAAQVHAFTGVAPTVALHIPWDEVADYAELGRAAADAGITLGTVNANVFQDDDYRLGSVTNPDPAVRRKALDHLFACVDVMDRTGSRDLKLWFSDGTNYPGQDDIRARQDRLAEALDAVYARLSADQRLILEYKLFEPAFYTTDVPDWGTAYAHCLRLGERAQVCVDTGHHAPGTNIEFIVAFLLREGKLGAFDFNSRFYADDDLMVGAADPFQLFRILFEVKQAGGLAEDSGIAFMLDQCHNIEPKIPGQIRSVMNVQEATAKALLVDTEALAAAQAAGDVLGANGVLMDAFNTDVRPLLAELRAESGIDPDPMAAYARSGYAERIVADRVGGTQAGWGA; from the coding sequence ATGGCCGGTCGTGAGGCAGCCAAGAACGTACTGCGCGCGCAGCGCATCGAGTTGCCGTCGTGGGCGTTCGGCAACTCCGGCACCAGGTTCAAGGTCTTCGCCCAACAGGGCGTGCCCCGGGACCCGTTCGAGAAGATCGCCGACGCGGCCCAGGTGCACGCCTTCACCGGGGTCGCGCCGACCGTCGCCCTGCACATCCCCTGGGACGAGGTCGCGGACTACGCCGAGCTGGGCCGCGCCGCGGCGGACGCCGGCATCACGCTGGGCACCGTCAACGCCAACGTCTTCCAGGACGACGACTACCGGCTCGGCAGCGTCACCAACCCCGACCCGGCCGTCCGGCGCAAGGCGCTCGACCACCTCTTCGCGTGCGTGGACGTGATGGACAGGACCGGCTCGCGGGATCTGAAGCTGTGGTTCTCCGACGGCACCAACTACCCCGGCCAGGACGACATCAGGGCCCGGCAGGACCGGCTGGCCGAGGCGCTCGACGCGGTGTACGCGCGGCTGTCGGCCGACCAGCGGCTGATCCTGGAGTACAAGCTCTTCGAACCGGCCTTCTACACCACCGACGTGCCGGACTGGGGCACCGCCTACGCGCACTGCCTGCGGCTGGGCGAGCGGGCGCAGGTGTGCGTCGACACCGGGCACCACGCGCCGGGCACCAACATCGAGTTCATCGTGGCGTTCCTGCTGCGCGAGGGGAAGCTCGGCGCGTTCGACTTCAACTCCCGCTTCTACGCCGACGACGACCTCATGGTCGGTGCCGCCGACCCCTTTCAGCTCTTCCGCATCCTCTTCGAGGTCAAGCAGGCGGGCGGGCTGGCGGAGGACTCCGGGATCGCGTTCATGCTCGACCAGTGCCACAACATCGAGCCCAAGATCCCCGGCCAGATCCGTTCGGTGATGAACGTGCAGGAGGCCACCGCGAAGGCGCTGCTGGTCGACACCGAGGCGCTCGCCGCGGCGCAGGCGGCCGGTGACGTGCTGGGCGCCAACGGCGTCCTGATGGACGCCTTCAACACCGATGTGCGCCCGCTGCTGGCCGAGTTGCGCGCGGAGTCGGGGATCGACCCGGACCCGATGGCGGCGTACGCGCGGTCCGGCTACGCCGAGCGGATCGTCGCCGACCGGGTCGGCGGCACCCAGGCCGGCTGGGGCGCCTGA
- a CDS encoding glutaminase family protein, which produces MTYRSNDVAPPVTGPPDGPPPVEAADATAADAADAGPGQGMSRRGLIRWTGAAGVVGLGAAGTGLLPGVAGSAQAADTAAPSSSASAASFAAARSGASGKPGGTSAVDTVFDPIRPPAVPLAVRSPYLSAWLPASNTAGTWPTFWTGRTTAMTGIAQIDGVPYLFLGAPNIDGQVLRGMAQRSLTTTATRSVFQYEAAGVELTLTFLSPVEPGDLRRQSVPLSYLTAEVRSGDGAAHDVKLYVDISGEWAHGDSGTKIGWSGEQVAGAGGGSLTSLSFTPDGTKSLAENGDMATWGTVVWSATNRPGLTWQIGADTVVRPAALTDGKLAGSADTRQPRAINDAWPVFAFHFDLGSVHRTAQQAVLSVGHVREPAVSYLGTPLPPLWKSYWPTWQQMAAFFHGDLATAGSRTAALDRKVRQEATAVGGPKYAALCALALRQAYGGTELVSKDGTPWAMLKEISSSGNVSTVDLLYPAMPVFAWADPAYLGLLLAPVLEYAEHGGWPKEFAEHDLGSSYPNAAGHNDGNEEDMPVEESANMLLMSAAYLKGASASAGRAFATGHYAILKQWADYLVDNALDPGFQNQTDDFTGFIGHSANLALKGILGLGAMSQVAAAAGNAADRTRYLGVAKDYIGQWTGKAQDTTPDHLKLAYDQPGTWSLKYNGYPDALLGLGLVPASVAAEEAAWYLTQVNPYGIPLDVRHAYTKGDWEMWTAAWLRDHPVSGYLVDSYYEFAHTTPSRVPFTDWYDTVNDRPAGGFQARPVIGGVFALLSVTR; this is translated from the coding sequence ATGACATACAGAAGCAACGACGTGGCCCCACCCGTCACCGGGCCGCCGGACGGCCCGCCGCCCGTGGAAGCCGCCGACGCCACCGCCGCCGACGCCGCCGACGCCGGGCCGGGGCAGGGGATGAGCCGGCGCGGCCTGATCCGCTGGACGGGAGCGGCCGGCGTCGTCGGGCTCGGCGCGGCGGGCACCGGACTGCTGCCGGGTGTCGCGGGCAGCGCGCAGGCCGCGGACACGGCGGCCCCCTCCTCCTCCGCTTCCGCCGCCTCCTTCGCCGCCGCGCGGAGCGGCGCGTCCGGGAAGCCGGGCGGGACCAGCGCGGTGGACACCGTCTTCGACCCGATCCGGCCGCCGGCGGTGCCGCTGGCGGTGCGCTCGCCGTATCTGAGCGCCTGGCTGCCGGCGAGCAACACCGCCGGCACCTGGCCGACGTTCTGGACCGGCCGCACCACTGCGATGACCGGCATCGCGCAGATCGACGGCGTGCCCTACCTGTTCCTGGGCGCGCCGAACATCGACGGGCAGGTACTGCGCGGCATGGCGCAGCGCTCGCTGACCACCACCGCGACCCGTTCGGTGTTCCAGTACGAGGCGGCCGGCGTGGAGTTGACGCTGACCTTCCTGTCCCCGGTGGAGCCGGGCGACCTGCGCCGGCAGTCGGTGCCGCTGTCGTACCTGACGGCGGAGGTGCGCAGCGGTGACGGCGCGGCACACGACGTGAAGCTGTACGTCGACATCTCCGGCGAGTGGGCGCACGGCGACTCCGGCACGAAGATCGGCTGGTCGGGGGAGCAGGTGGCCGGCGCCGGCGGCGGCTCGCTCACCTCGCTGTCGTTCACCCCGGACGGCACCAAGTCCCTCGCGGAGAACGGGGACATGGCGACCTGGGGCACCGTGGTGTGGAGCGCCACCAACCGCCCCGGGCTGACCTGGCAGATCGGCGCCGACACGGTGGTACGCCCGGCCGCCCTGACCGACGGCAAGCTCGCCGGCAGCGCCGACACCCGCCAGCCGCGCGCGATCAACGACGCCTGGCCGGTCTTCGCCTTCCACTTCGACCTCGGCAGCGTCCACCGCACCGCGCAGCAGGCGGTGCTGTCCGTCGGCCATGTGCGTGAGCCCGCGGTGAGCTACCTCGGCACGCCGCTGCCGCCGCTGTGGAAGTCGTACTGGCCGACCTGGCAGCAGATGGCGGCCTTCTTCCACGGCGACCTCGCCACCGCCGGCAGCCGTACGGCCGCGCTCGACCGCAAGGTGCGCCAGGAGGCGACGGCGGTCGGCGGCCCGAAGTACGCGGCGCTGTGCGCGCTGGCGCTGCGGCAGGCGTACGGCGGCACCGAACTGGTCAGCAAGGACGGCACGCCGTGGGCGATGCTGAAGGAGATCTCCTCCTCCGGCAACGTCTCCACCGTGGACCTGCTCTACCCGGCGATGCCGGTCTTCGCCTGGGCGGACCCGGCCTACCTCGGGCTGCTGCTGGCGCCGGTGCTGGAGTACGCCGAACACGGCGGCTGGCCCAAGGAGTTCGCCGAGCACGACCTGGGCTCCTCCTACCCGAACGCCGCCGGCCACAACGACGGCAACGAGGAGGACATGCCCGTCGAGGAGTCCGCGAACATGCTGCTGATGTCGGCGGCCTACCTGAAGGGGGCGTCCGCCTCGGCCGGGCGGGCCTTCGCCACCGGGCACTACGCGATCCTCAAGCAGTGGGCGGACTACCTGGTCGACAACGCCCTCGACCCGGGCTTCCAGAACCAGACCGACGACTTCACCGGCTTCATCGGGCACAGCGCCAACCTCGCCCTGAAGGGCATCCTCGGCCTGGGCGCGATGAGCCAGGTGGCCGCCGCGGCCGGCAACGCCGCCGACCGCACCCGCTACCTCGGCGTCGCCAAGGACTACATCGGGCAGTGGACCGGCAAGGCGCAGGACACCACCCCCGACCACCTCAAGCTCGCCTACGACCAGCCGGGCACCTGGAGCCTGAAGTACAACGGCTACCCGGACGCGCTGCTCGGCCTCGGCCTGGTGCCGGCCTCGGTCGCCGCCGAGGAGGCGGCGTGGTACCTCACCCAGGTCAACCCCTACGGCATCCCGCTGGACGTCCGGCACGCCTACACCAAGGGAGACTGGGAGATGTGGACCGCCGCCTGGCTGCGTGACCACCCCGTGAGCGGCTATCTGGTCGACTCGTACTACGAGTTCGCGCACACCACGCCGTCCCGGGTGCCGTTCACCGACTGGTACGACACGGTCAACGACCGGCCGGCCGGCGGCTTCCAGGCGCGCCCGGTGATCGGCGGCGTCTTCGCCCTGCTGAGCGTGACCCGATGA
- a CDS encoding TIM-barrel domain-containing protein, giving the protein MSAARSRRRAIGVRRRIAVVAAAAAAATVLTGTGQAASAHGTAHPRIPTVTSGDARFEVLSPTLIRTEYAGDGQFTDSPTFNAIGRDSFTSTPYTSSTSDGWLTLTTSKVTLRYKVDSGAFTAQNLTVDQNAGSTPVTATPWNGLTCTVGALCEAEDLSAAGVSTASDHTGATGTGFLAGFTAQGDSVSADVDATTAGSYEFDARYANALGGDGKNTTRTLSLTVDGGTARTVSLPVTADWDTWAVARVPVDLTAGHHTVTLAHAAADSGNVNLDSVAVVTPGASYPGTSATAITDCRFGVSCESEAGRATGSAVVATNHQSYSGAGFVAELNQGAGLTHRIVGVPADGTYLLRLRYANGVGGDGLHQTRTMTVTAGGDDTTLSLPATADWDTWGTASVPVTLTAGTDDITLGCPDATSCHVNADTVSVSDQSAPAPAPHIALGGYRRGLDGVNGDNGDPSITPGLLYRDGWYLLDDTSSALYSTATGTASARPGHGGAPYQDGYLFGYGHDYQQALTDLATLTGPSELLPEWAYGVWYSEYMDRTAADYENTILPAFRSEGDPLDVLVTDTDFKSPATWDGWEMDPAKFPDPKAFFDWAAGQGLHNTLNIHPSIVSTDPQFAQAESTAKNKLAKSGCDGDVCTYTFDFGDPDQLKAYLGLHQTMEQAGADFWWLDWCCDNSQSTLAGVTPDAWINQQYATDADKTVGRGFVLSRAFGSLQSGGYSSPTGLPTGPWADKRTTVHFTGDTSSTWGTLKFEVGYTPGESAATGLSAVSHDIGGFNDATGLTGSETYSDGGQQKSTTKLPDDLYARWVQLGTFQPVDRLHGNHSDRLPWQYGTDARASADKFLNLREDLLPYTYTLAQQANATGVPVVRPMYLQYPEEDSAYTTAGSEYMYGPDVLVAPVTTPGTTATTSVWLPPGTTWTDYFTGQTYPGGTTQTVTTGLDTMPVFVRAGAVVPTRTDHVSSDAKSPLKKVTLTVAGGASGSFSLYEDDGTSAVPARSATTAVHYSEHKGVHTLRIGAADGSFPGQVTSRQWTVTFRGISAPGAVAATGVRLPRTAWHYSAADHTLTVTLPARSVHSATTVTVH; this is encoded by the coding sequence ATGAGCGCGGCGAGGTCGCGCCGCCGGGCGATCGGCGTACGGCGGCGGATCGCGGTCGTGGCCGCGGCGGCGGCCGCCGCCACGGTGCTCACCGGCACCGGACAGGCGGCGTCCGCGCACGGCACGGCCCACCCCCGCATCCCCACCGTGACGTCCGGCGACGCCCGGTTCGAGGTGCTGTCGCCGACGCTGATCCGTACCGAGTACGCCGGCGACGGGCAGTTCACCGACAGCCCGACCTTCAACGCCATCGGCCGGGACTCCTTCACCAGCACGCCGTACACCTCCAGCACCTCCGACGGCTGGCTCACCCTCACCACCAGCAAGGTGACCCTGCGGTACAAGGTGGACTCGGGGGCCTTCACCGCGCAGAACCTCACGGTGGACCAGAACGCGGGCAGCACCCCGGTCACCGCCACCCCGTGGAACGGGCTGACCTGCACGGTCGGCGCGCTGTGCGAGGCGGAGGACCTCTCGGCCGCGGGCGTCAGCACCGCCTCGGACCACACCGGGGCCACCGGCACCGGCTTCCTGGCCGGCTTCACCGCGCAGGGCGACTCGGTCTCCGCCGACGTGGACGCCACGACGGCGGGCTCCTACGAGTTCGACGCCCGGTACGCCAACGCGCTGGGCGGCGACGGCAAGAACACCACCCGCACGCTGTCGCTGACGGTGGACGGCGGCACGGCGCGGACGGTGAGCCTGCCGGTGACCGCGGACTGGGACACCTGGGCCGTCGCGCGGGTGCCGGTCGACCTGACCGCGGGCCACCACACGGTGACGCTGGCGCACGCCGCCGCGGACTCCGGCAACGTCAACCTCGACAGCGTCGCGGTGGTCACGCCCGGCGCGTCCTACCCGGGGACGTCGGCCACCGCGATCACGGACTGCCGGTTCGGGGTGAGCTGCGAGTCCGAGGCGGGCCGCGCCACGGGCTCCGCGGTGGTCGCCACGAACCACCAGAGCTACTCCGGGGCCGGCTTCGTCGCGGAACTGAACCAGGGCGCCGGGCTGACCCACCGGATCGTCGGGGTGCCGGCCGACGGCACGTACCTGCTGCGGCTGCGCTACGCCAACGGCGTCGGCGGCGACGGCCTGCACCAGACCCGCACCATGACGGTCACGGCCGGCGGCGACGACACGACGCTCAGCCTGCCGGCCACCGCCGACTGGGACACCTGGGGCACCGCGTCCGTCCCGGTCACCCTGACCGCGGGCACCGACGACATCACCCTGGGCTGCCCGGACGCGACCAGCTGCCACGTCAACGCCGACACGGTGTCCGTCAGCGACCAGAGCGCGCCCGCGCCCGCGCCGCACATCGCCCTGGGCGGCTACCGCCGCGGCCTGGACGGGGTCAACGGCGACAACGGCGACCCGTCCATCACGCCCGGCCTGCTCTACCGGGACGGCTGGTACCTGCTGGACGACACCTCCTCGGCGCTGTACTCCACCGCGACCGGGACGGCCTCCGCGCGGCCCGGCCACGGCGGCGCGCCCTACCAGGACGGCTACCTCTTCGGCTACGGGCACGACTACCAGCAGGCGCTGACGGACCTGGCCACCCTCACCGGCCCCTCCGAGCTGCTGCCCGAATGGGCCTACGGGGTCTGGTACTCGGAGTACATGGACCGCACCGCGGCCGACTACGAGAACACCATCCTGCCCGCGTTCCGTTCCGAGGGCGACCCGCTGGACGTCCTGGTCACCGACACCGACTTCAAGTCACCGGCGACCTGGGACGGTTGGGAGATGGACCCGGCCAAGTTCCCCGACCCGAAGGCGTTCTTCGACTGGGCGGCGGGCCAGGGGCTGCACAACACGCTCAACATCCACCCGAGCATCGTCAGCACCGACCCGCAGTTCGCGCAGGCCGAGTCCACCGCGAAGAACAAGCTCGCCAAGAGCGGCTGCGACGGCGACGTGTGCACGTACACCTTCGACTTCGGCGACCCGGACCAGCTCAAGGCGTACCTGGGGCTGCACCAGACGATGGAGCAGGCCGGCGCGGACTTCTGGTGGCTGGACTGGTGCTGCGACAACTCGCAGTCCACGCTGGCCGGCGTCACCCCCGACGCCTGGATCAACCAGCAGTACGCCACCGACGCGGACAAGACCGTCGGGCGCGGGTTCGTGCTCTCCCGGGCCTTCGGGTCGCTCCAGTCCGGCGGCTACAGCAGCCCGACCGGCCTGCCGACCGGACCGTGGGCGGACAAGCGCACCACCGTCCACTTCACCGGGGACACCTCCTCCACCTGGGGCACCCTGAAGTTCGAGGTCGGCTACACCCCGGGCGAGTCAGCCGCCACCGGTCTGTCCGCGGTCAGCCACGACATCGGCGGCTTCAACGACGCGACCGGGCTGACCGGCTCCGAGACGTACTCCGACGGCGGGCAGCAGAAGTCCACCACCAAGCTCCCCGACGACCTGTACGCCCGCTGGGTCCAACTCGGCACCTTCCAGCCGGTGGACCGGCTGCACGGCAACCACAGCGACCGGCTGCCCTGGCAGTACGGCACGGACGCGCGCGCCTCCGCGGACAAGTTCCTCAACCTGCGCGAGGACCTGCTGCCGTACACCTACACCCTCGCCCAGCAGGCGAACGCCACCGGCGTCCCGGTGGTCCGGCCGATGTACCTCCAGTACCCGGAGGAGGACAGCGCCTACACCACGGCGGGCAGCGAGTACATGTACGGGCCCGACGTGCTGGTCGCGCCGGTCACCACGCCCGGTACCACCGCCACCACCTCGGTGTGGCTGCCGCCGGGCACCACCTGGACCGACTACTTCACCGGCCAGACCTACCCCGGCGGCACCACGCAGACCGTCACCACCGGGCTCGACACGATGCCGGTGTTCGTCCGGGCCGGCGCGGTCGTGCCGACCAGGACCGACCACGTCAGCAGCGACGCGAAGAGCCCGCTGAAGAAGGTCACGCTCACCGTCGCCGGCGGCGCGTCGGGCTCGTTCTCGCTCTACGAGGACGACGGCACCTCCGCGGTGCCGGCCCGCTCCGCGACCACGGCCGTCCACTACAGCGAGCACAAGGGAGTGCACACCCTGCGGATCGGCGCGGCCGACGGTTCCTTCCCCGGCCAGGTCACCAGCCGCCAGTGGACGGTGACCTTCCGCGGGATCTCCGCGCCCGGCGCGGTGGCCGCCACCGGCGTCCGGCTGCCCAGGACGGCCTGGCACTACAGCGCGGCGGACCACACCCTGACCGTCACCCTCCCGGCCCGCAGCGTGCACAGCGCCACCACCGTCACCGTCCACTGA
- a CDS encoding ABC transporter permease, with product MTPDITTTKPATPSYQGADDAGQPFWRGLVRWETALVFVLIAVLIFGSAQSSDFLDGTNFFYISLNMGEIAIMALPLTLIVMTGEMDLSVASMLGLSGTVMGSLFHDGWSVWAAMAAALAVGAAGGALNGLLVSKMGLPSIAVTIGTLTLFRGLSEIVLAPRTITGFPMSLTKIGVMPVQGTKIAWSALIFLVLAVIFGVILHATSLGRSIVAIGLQPEAARFSGVRVDRVKFGLYVASGLFCALAGILFTLKNSSVSYDAGTGLELNVVAIVLLGGVSIFGGRGTVIGVVLAVIIVGCLQQALTQMGVQPEVQNIVTGALLLVSVVVPNGGELVRRIRARAKRGPLPAA from the coding sequence GTGACGCCTGACATCACCACCACGAAACCGGCCACCCCCTCCTACCAGGGTGCCGACGACGCCGGGCAGCCGTTCTGGCGCGGGCTGGTGCGCTGGGAGACCGCGCTGGTGTTCGTCCTGATCGCGGTGCTGATCTTCGGGTCGGCGCAGTCGTCGGACTTCCTGGACGGCACCAACTTCTTCTACATCAGCCTGAACATGGGCGAGATCGCCATCATGGCGCTGCCGCTGACGCTGATCGTGATGACCGGCGAGATGGACCTGTCGGTAGCCTCGATGCTGGGGCTGTCGGGCACCGTGATGGGCTCGCTCTTCCACGACGGCTGGTCGGTGTGGGCCGCGATGGCGGCGGCGCTGGCGGTCGGCGCGGCCGGCGGCGCGCTCAACGGCCTGCTGGTCTCGAAGATGGGGCTGCCGTCGATCGCGGTGACGATCGGCACGCTGACGCTCTTCCGCGGCCTCTCCGAGATCGTGCTGGCGCCGCGCACCATCACCGGGTTCCCGATGTCGCTCACCAAGATCGGCGTGATGCCGGTGCAGGGCACGAAGATCGCCTGGTCCGCGCTGATCTTCCTGGTGCTGGCGGTGATCTTCGGCGTGATCCTGCACGCGACCTCGCTGGGCCGCTCCATCGTGGCGATCGGCCTGCAACCGGAGGCCGCCCGCTTCTCCGGGGTGCGGGTCGACCGGGTCAAGTTCGGGCTCTACGTGGCCTCCGGCCTCTTCTGCGCGCTCGCCGGCATCCTGTTCACCCTGAAGAACTCCTCGGTCAGCTACGACGCCGGCACCGGGCTCGAACTCAACGTGGTGGCGATCGTGCTGCTCGGCGGGGTGTCGATCTTCGGCGGCCGGGGCACCGTGATCGGCGTGGTGCTCGCGGTGATCATCGTCGGCTGCCTCCAGCAGGCGCTGACCCAGATGGGCGTCCAGCCGGAGGTGCAGAACATCGTCACCGGCGCGCTGCTGCTGGTGAGCGTCGTCGTGCCCAACGGCGGCGAGCTGGTGCGCCGGATCAGAGCCCGCGCCAAGCGGGGCCCGCTGCCCGCCGCCTGA
- a CDS encoding L-fucose/L-arabinose isomerase family protein, with translation MTTTFDSSQPDGPARQPGSAPPSASPPSALPTGLRRITARRTKVGLVAGGLGAYWPQFPDLLPQLQRSADRVAERMRALDCDVVDAGFVSDASDAARAAETLRVAGCDIIVGFLTTYMTASMLVPIAQRSGAPVLLINLQPTEAMDHATFDTGQWLAYCGACPLPEMANAFLRCGIDFRSVSGYLEDERAWDRIGRWIKAAGVRGALRHGRHGLMGHLYPGMLDVSTDLTLVPANFGGHMEVLEFDDLRVRVAAVTDAQVEERIALAREVFDLDPTVQEEDFRWAAKVSVGLDRLADDFALDSLAYYHRGLEGEQHERLGAGMILGASLLTARGVPTTGEYELRTSLAMLIVDRLGGGGSFTELQALNFRDNVVEMGHDGPAHLAISQRRPLLRGLGVYHGKRGWGVSVEFDVAHGPVTTFGIAQQRDGAFTFVASTGEVVPGPLLEIGNTTSRVDFGCDPGEWTDAWSATGISHHWALGVGDLLPQLRSTADLLGVNLVEVAL, from the coding sequence ATGACCACGACTTTCGACTCCTCCCAGCCCGACGGCCCCGCGCGGCAGCCGGGTTCCGCGCCGCCTTCCGCCTCGCCGCCGTCCGCCCTGCCGACCGGGCTGCGACGCATCACCGCCCGGCGCACCAAGGTCGGCCTGGTGGCCGGCGGACTCGGCGCCTACTGGCCGCAGTTCCCCGACCTGCTGCCCCAACTCCAGCGCTCCGCGGACCGGGTGGCGGAACGGATGCGGGCGCTGGACTGCGACGTGGTGGACGCCGGATTCGTCTCCGACGCCTCCGACGCCGCGCGCGCCGCCGAGACGCTGCGGGTGGCCGGCTGCGACATCATCGTCGGCTTCCTCACCACCTACATGACCGCGTCGATGCTGGTGCCGATCGCGCAGCGCAGCGGCGCCCCGGTGCTGCTGATCAACCTCCAGCCCACCGAGGCGATGGACCACGCGACCTTCGACACCGGTCAGTGGCTGGCGTACTGCGGCGCCTGCCCGCTGCCGGAGATGGCCAACGCCTTCCTGCGCTGCGGCATCGACTTCCGCTCGGTGTCGGGGTACCTGGAGGACGAGCGGGCCTGGGACCGGATCGGCCGCTGGATCAAGGCGGCCGGGGTGCGCGGCGCGCTGCGGCACGGCCGGCACGGCCTGATGGGGCACCTCTATCCGGGCATGCTCGACGTGTCGACCGACCTCACACTGGTCCCGGCGAACTTCGGCGGCCACATGGAGGTGCTGGAGTTCGACGACCTGCGGGTGCGGGTCGCCGCGGTCACCGACGCGCAGGTCGAGGAGCGGATCGCGCTGGCCCGGGAGGTGTTCGACCTGGACCCGACGGTCCAGGAGGAGGACTTCCGCTGGGCGGCGAAGGTGTCGGTGGGGCTGGACCGGCTGGCGGACGACTTCGCGCTGGACAGCCTCGCCTACTACCACCGCGGCCTGGAGGGCGAGCAGCACGAACGGCTCGGTGCCGGCATGATCCTCGGCGCGTCCCTGCTCACCGCGCGCGGCGTGCCGACCACCGGCGAGTACGAACTGCGCACCTCGCTGGCCATGCTCATCGTGGACCGGCTCGGCGGCGGCGGCTCGTTCACCGAACTCCAGGCGCTGAACTTCCGCGACAACGTGGTGGAGATGGGCCACGACGGCCCGGCCCACCTGGCGATCAGTCAACGGCGGCCGCTGCTGCGCGGCCTGGGCGTCTACCACGGCAAGCGCGGCTGGGGCGTGTCCGTGGAGTTCGACGTGGCGCACGGCCCGGTCACCACCTTCGGGATCGCCCAACAGCGCGACGGCGCCTTCACGTTCGTCGCCTCCACCGGCGAGGTGGTCCCGGGACCGCTGCTGGAGATCGGCAACACCACCTCGCGGGTCGACTTCGGCTGCGACCCGGGCGAGTGGACCGACGCGTGGAGCGCCACCGGCATCTCGCACCACTGGGCGCTGGGCGTCGGCGACCTGCTGCCCCAACTGCGGTCGACCGCCGACCTGCTGGGCGTGAACCTGGTGGAGGTCGCCTTGTGA